The following proteins are encoded in a genomic region of Herminiimonas arsenicoxydans:
- a CDS encoding Conserved hypothetical protein (Evidence 4 : Homologs of previously reported genes of unknown function), translating into MSRFKNEITHLQAHIKTLRLGAGALVIVALVMGGGWWSAPRDLTIHVPPDLRSGSTRKWWEVPPESVYAFTFYVFQTLNRWPTNGEEDYARNLHTLSPYLTPSCQAFLRADYDYRRSTGELRQRVRGIYEIPGRGYGDDPTARVRVVSDRDWVVTLDITADEYYGAEQVKRALVRYPVKVTRVDIDPARNPFGLALDCYEGAPQRISTPEPSRPAPGGLSPQAPQGETP; encoded by the coding sequence ATGAGCCGCTTCAAGAACGAGATCACCCATCTGCAGGCGCACATCAAGACGCTTCGCCTGGGTGCTGGCGCGCTGGTCATCGTCGCCCTGGTCATGGGCGGCGGCTGGTGGAGCGCTCCGCGCGACCTGACCATCCACGTCCCGCCTGATCTGCGCTCCGGCAGTACCCGCAAGTGGTGGGAAGTGCCGCCCGAATCGGTCTATGCGTTCACGTTCTACGTGTTTCAGACCCTCAACCGCTGGCCGACGAATGGCGAAGAGGACTATGCGCGTAATCTCCACACGCTCTCGCCGTACCTCACCCCATCCTGCCAGGCCTTCCTGCGGGCGGACTACGACTATCGCCGCTCCACGGGCGAGCTGCGTCAGCGCGTGCGCGGCATCTACGAAATCCCCGGTCGCGGCTACGGTGACGACCCCACGGCGCGCGTGCGCGTGGTGTCCGACCGCGACTGGGTGGTGACGCTGGACATCACCGCAGACGAGTACTACGGGGCGGAACAAGTCAAGCGGGCTTTGGTGCGCTACCCCGTGAAAGTCACGCGGGTGGACATCGATCCCGCTCGCAATCCGTTTGGCCTGGCGCTCGACTGCTACGAGGGTGCGCCCCAGCGCATCAGCACACCGGAGCCGTCGCGCCCGGCACCTGGCGGCCTGTCTCCGCAAGCGCCTCAAGGAGAAACCCCATGA
- a CDS encoding Conserved hypothetical protein; putative exported protein (Evidence 4 : Homologs of previously reported genes of unknown function) encodes MKHLVLALLGLLAVASAPFAQAVEILRWERMPLAVPLRVGQERVVFINRNVRVGVPAGVGERLRVQSAGGAVYLRASEPIEPTRLQLQDADTGALILLDIAAEPAKDGEAELEPVRIVEGDSAPTRYGDQADGADDAPARAQDQAGARAARRETPVPVVLTRFAAQNLYAPLRTVEPLPGVMRVNLRRDLDLGTLVPTLPVRAVALASWRLEDQWVTAVRLTNSSGGWITLDPRVLQGDFLTATFQHEALGPRGTPEDTTVLYLVTRGHGLAQSLLPAINRFDPAVHLPQPEAEATDDKEARHAQ; translated from the coding sequence ATGAAGCACCTTGTACTCGCACTGCTGGGGCTGCTGGCCGTCGCCTCGGCTCCTTTTGCCCAGGCCGTGGAGATCCTTCGCTGGGAACGCATGCCCCTGGCCGTGCCCCTGCGTGTCGGGCAGGAGCGCGTCGTGTTTATCAACCGGAACGTCCGCGTGGGCGTGCCCGCGGGCGTCGGCGAGCGCTTGCGGGTGCAGAGTGCGGGCGGCGCGGTGTACCTGCGCGCGAGCGAGCCGATCGAGCCCACACGGCTGCAATTGCAGGATGCCGACACGGGCGCGCTGATTCTGCTCGATATCGCGGCCGAGCCGGCCAAGGACGGCGAAGCCGAGTTGGAGCCGGTGCGCATCGTCGAGGGCGACAGCGCCCCGACGCGCTATGGCGATCAAGCCGACGGAGCAGACGACGCCCCGGCGCGCGCCCAGGACCAGGCAGGCGCGCGGGCAGCGCGGCGTGAAACCCCGGTTCCGGTCGTGCTGACGCGCTTCGCCGCGCAGAACCTCTACGCACCGCTGCGCACCGTGGAGCCGCTGCCGGGCGTCATGCGGGTGAACCTGCGCCGCGATCTCGACCTCGGCACGCTGGTGCCGACGCTGCCGGTGCGCGCAGTTGCGCTCGCCTCGTGGCGTCTGGAAGACCAGTGGGTCACAGCCGTGCGCCTCACCAATAGCAGCGGCGGCTGGATCACCCTGGACCCGCGCGTGTTGCAGGGCGATTTCCTCACCGCCACCTTCCAGCACGAAGCACTCGGCCCGCGCGGGACGCCAGAGGACACGACCGTCCTGTACTTGGTGACGCGGGGGCACGGCCTCGCGCAATCGCTGCTGCCGGCGATCAACCGCTTCGACCCAGCCGTGCATCTGCCGCAGCCCGAAGCCGAGGCCACCGACGACAAGGAGGCCCGCCATGCGCAGTAA
- a CDS encoding Conserved hypothetical protein (Evidence 4 : Homologs of previously reported genes of unknown function) → MRSNGLLKWLMIPVALLVLFVAIRLFSGGGSSAPPAADAGAKLTPEEMKALGIEGDTPRDTVATLVAQVKQLRTELQTALSDNKSQREENQRLRQRENSIDQRINSALETERSNLRRDQQQAASERQQTEGLLADLQRRLEGIGGRGGGHADLPVGLGLRNGDEAGMEGGVRWVEPDDAKPADGRNGSRGTGGGMSFPTSFGPAQSTLETTAQTVANAGARAAGVKSAKPVYTVPTNSTLMGSVAMTALIGRVPIDGTVNDPYPFKVLVGPDNLTANGIDIPDVAGAVFSGTASGDWTLSCVRGQVRSITFVFHDGTIRTIPEDRDGNQQNNQQQNSQSGGLGWISDPYGIPCVSGERRSNAQQYLGSQALITAAGAGVASLIDSDSGQMSYVGADGSIGSVGISSNEAVGRILAGGVRDMADWVNKLYGQAFAAVYVQPGAKVAVHLEKPLAIDFDPEGRKVDHRAGESHALELE, encoded by the coding sequence ATGCGCAGTAACGGACTCCTGAAGTGGTTAATGATCCCCGTGGCCCTGCTGGTGCTGTTCGTCGCCATCCGGCTGTTTTCGGGTGGAGGCTCGTCGGCGCCGCCCGCTGCGGATGCCGGCGCCAAGCTCACGCCGGAGGAGATGAAGGCGCTGGGCATCGAGGGCGATACCCCCCGCGATACCGTGGCGACGCTCGTGGCGCAAGTGAAGCAGTTGCGCACCGAACTGCAGACGGCGCTGTCCGACAACAAGTCCCAGCGCGAAGAGAACCAGCGCCTGCGCCAACGCGAGAACTCGATCGACCAGCGCATCAATTCGGCGCTGGAGACCGAGCGCTCCAACCTGCGCCGCGACCAGCAGCAGGCAGCCAGCGAACGCCAGCAGACCGAGGGACTGCTCGCCGACCTGCAGCGGCGCCTGGAAGGCATCGGCGGGCGCGGCGGCGGCCACGCCGATCTACCCGTGGGCCTGGGGCTGCGTAACGGCGACGAGGCAGGCATGGAAGGCGGCGTGCGCTGGGTCGAGCCGGACGACGCGAAGCCCGCTGATGGGCGTAACGGCAGTCGCGGCACGGGTGGCGGCATGAGCTTTCCGACGAGCTTCGGCCCCGCGCAGAGCACGCTGGAAACCACGGCACAAACCGTGGCGAACGCGGGCGCCCGCGCCGCAGGCGTCAAGAGCGCCAAGCCGGTCTATACGGTGCCGACCAACTCGACGCTGATGGGATCGGTGGCAATGACGGCGCTGATCGGCCGCGTGCCGATCGACGGTACGGTCAACGATCCGTATCCGTTCAAAGTCCTGGTCGGTCCCGACAATCTCACGGCAAACGGTATCGACATTCCCGACGTGGCGGGCGCCGTGTTTTCCGGCACGGCCTCGGGCGACTGGACGCTCTCTTGCGTGCGCGGCCAGGTGCGCAGCATCACCTTTGTGTTCCATGACGGGACCATTCGGACGATTCCCGAAGACCGCGACGGCAACCAGCAGAACAACCAGCAGCAGAACTCTCAAAGTGGGGGCCTGGGCTGGATCAGCGATCCCTATGGCATTCCCTGCGTCAGCGGAGAGCGGCGCAGCAACGCCCAGCAGTACCTCGGTTCGCAGGCGCTGATCACCGCGGCGGGTGCTGGCGTGGCCTCGCTCATCGACAGCGACAGCGGTCAGATGTCCTACGTGGGCGCAGACGGTTCCATCGGCAGCGTCGGCATTTCCAGCAACGAGGCCGTAGGTCGCATCCTGGCCGGTGGCGTGCGCGACATGGCCGATTGGGTGAACAAGTTGTACGGCCAGGCCTTCGCCGCCGTCTATGTCCAACCCGGCGCAAAGGTCGCCGTCCACCTCGAAAAGCCGCTCGCCATCGATTTCGATCCCGAAGGTCGCAAGGTCGATCACCGTGCAGGAGAAAGCCATGCTCTCGAACTTGAATAA
- a CDS encoding Conserved hypothetical protein; putative exported protein (Evidence 4 : Homologs of previously reported genes of unknown function) produces MLSNLNKGLALALAVAVLGGCATSKEKLLPHGDSTMMDIWQQNAGDGGGGAGQVARRQLLDARQSLRRPLTEMDVQAAPAEQMRYTRTARNEVYRQFQRLPNPDLVMYVYPHLAGTDPVPVPGYTTVFPLYQRVQYAMPGERVEDY; encoded by the coding sequence ATGCTCTCGAACTTGAATAAGGGCCTGGCGCTGGCCCTTGCCGTCGCGGTGCTCGGCGGCTGCGCCACCAGCAAGGAAAAGCTGCTGCCCCACGGCGACAGCACGATGATGGACATCTGGCAGCAGAACGCCGGTGACGGCGGCGGTGGCGCCGGCCAGGTGGCACGCAGGCAATTGCTCGACGCGCGCCAGAGCCTGCGCCGGCCGCTGACCGAGATGGATGTACAGGCCGCGCCCGCCGAGCAGATGCGCTACACGCGCACAGCGCGCAACGAGGTCTATCGCCAGTTCCAGCGCCTGCCGAATCCCGACCTGGTGATGTACGTGTACCCGCACCTGGCAGGCACGGACCCGGTGCCCGTGCCGGGCTATACGACGGTTTTTCCCTTGTACCAGCGCGTGCAGTACGCCATGCCGGGCGAGCGCGTGGAGGACTACTGA
- a CDS encoding Conserved hypothetical protein (Evidence 4 : Homologs of previously reported genes of unknown function), whose product MRWKLPWHKSAAPKLAASGAGDDERPEGWQRHVEALRQAGIPEPGTAVHGRRPATVADEQALYDVAPSFAEFLPWVEFLPDSKSMLLEDGQSVAAFYELVPLGTEGREPGWLAHARDALENALQDSFDELDENPWVLQLYAQDEPSFDQYMQTLRDYVQPRARNTAFTEFYLRFFGHHLRAVAKPGGLFEDTVVTRLRWRGQTRRVRMVVYRRATGQASRRGQTPEQMLNIVCDRLCGGLANAGIQARRMVAADVHDWLLRWFNPRPTLLGPGVEDRERFYALARYPDETEDGEIELASGRDFSQRLFFSQPRSDAEHGTWHFDGMPHRVLVTDRLRMPPGTGHLTGETRKGDAINTLFDQMPEDTTMCLTMVATPQDILESHLNHLAKKAVGETLASEQTLKDVQEARSLIGSAHKLYRGTLAFYLRGRDEAELDRRGLDLANVMLNAGLQPVREDDEVAPLNSYLRWLPCCYNPSQDRRNWFTQLMFAQHVANLSPAWGRSQGTGHPGNTFFNRGGGPITFDPLNRLDRQMNAHLFLFGPTGSGKSATLNNLLNQVTAIYRPRLFIVEAGNSFGLFSDFAKRLGLTVNRVKLAPGSGISLAPFADARRLIETPSDVQTLDADVLDEDMPPDASAMEADEQRDVLGELEITARLMITGGEDKEEARMTRADRSLIRQCILDAAEHCVAEKRTVLTRDVRNALRERGQDPTLPEMRRVRLLEMADAMDMFCQGTDGEMFDRDGTPWPEADITLVDLATYAREGYNAQLSIAYISLISTVNNIAERDQYLGRPIINVTDEGHIITKNPLLAPYVVKITKMWRKLGAWFWLATQNIDDLPRAAEPMLNMIEWWICLSMPPDEVEKIARFRELSPAQKALMLSARKEAGKFTEGVILSKSMEVLFRAVPPSLYLALAQTEPEEKAERYQLMQQYGCTELEAAFKVAEKIDQARGIESPALELS is encoded by the coding sequence ATGCGCTGGAAACTCCCCTGGCACAAGTCGGCCGCGCCGAAGCTGGCCGCATCCGGCGCAGGCGATGACGAGCGGCCGGAGGGCTGGCAACGCCACGTCGAGGCCTTGCGCCAGGCCGGCATCCCAGAACCCGGCACGGCGGTCCATGGCCGCAGGCCGGCGACCGTGGCCGACGAGCAGGCGCTGTACGACGTCGCGCCGTCGTTCGCGGAATTCCTGCCCTGGGTGGAGTTCCTGCCCGATTCGAAGTCCATGCTGCTGGAAGACGGGCAATCGGTCGCGGCATTCTACGAGCTGGTGCCGCTGGGCACCGAGGGCCGGGAACCCGGCTGGCTCGCGCATGCCCGCGACGCCTTGGAGAACGCGCTCCAGGACTCGTTCGATGAACTGGACGAGAACCCCTGGGTACTCCAGCTCTACGCCCAGGACGAACCCAGCTTCGACCAGTACATGCAGACCCTGCGCGACTACGTGCAGCCGCGCGCCCGCAATACGGCTTTCACCGAGTTCTACCTTCGCTTCTTCGGACACCACCTGCGCGCGGTAGCGAAGCCGGGCGGGCTGTTCGAGGACACGGTGGTCACGCGGCTGCGTTGGCGCGGCCAGACGCGGCGCGTGCGCATGGTCGTCTATCGCCGGGCCACCGGGCAGGCGAGCCGCCGCGGCCAGACGCCCGAGCAGATGCTGAACATCGTCTGTGATCGCCTGTGTGGCGGGCTGGCGAACGCCGGCATCCAGGCCCGGCGCATGGTCGCGGCCGACGTCCATGACTGGCTACTGCGGTGGTTTAACCCGCGTCCCACGCTGCTCGGCCCTGGGGTCGAGGACCGCGAACGCTTCTATGCGCTGGCACGCTACCCCGACGAGACAGAAGACGGTGAGATCGAGCTGGCGAGCGGACGGGATTTCAGCCAGCGGCTTTTCTTCAGCCAGCCACGTTCGGACGCGGAGCACGGCACCTGGCACTTCGACGGCATGCCGCATCGTGTGCTGGTCACTGACCGGCTGCGCATGCCGCCCGGCACGGGGCATTTGACTGGCGAAACTCGCAAAGGCGATGCGATCAATACGCTGTTCGATCAGATGCCCGAGGACACGACGATGTGTCTGACCATGGTGGCGACCCCCCAGGACATCCTCGAATCGCACCTGAACCACCTGGCGAAGAAGGCAGTCGGCGAAACACTGGCATCGGAACAGACGCTCAAGGATGTGCAGGAGGCCCGCTCGCTGATCGGCAGCGCGCACAAGCTGTACCGGGGAACACTGGCGTTCTATTTGCGCGGCCGGGATGAAGCCGAACTGGACCGGCGCGGCCTTGATCTGGCGAACGTGATGCTTAACGCCGGTTTGCAGCCCGTGCGCGAGGACGATGAAGTCGCGCCTTTGAACAGTTATCTGCGCTGGCTGCCGTGCTGCTACAACCCGAGCCAGGATCGACGGAACTGGTTCACCCAACTGATGTTCGCCCAGCACGTGGCGAACCTCTCACCGGCCTGGGGCCGCAGCCAGGGCACGGGCCATCCGGGTAATACGTTCTTCAATCGAGGCGGCGGGCCGATCACCTTTGACCCGCTCAACCGCCTGGATCGGCAGATGAACGCGCACCTGTTCCTGTTCGGCCCCACCGGCTCCGGCAAAAGCGCAACGCTCAACAACCTCTTGAACCAGGTCACGGCCATCTACCGGCCGCGCCTCTTCATCGTGGAAGCCGGCAACAGCTTCGGCTTGTTCAGCGATTTCGCCAAGCGCCTGGGCCTGACTGTGAACCGGGTCAAGCTGGCCCCTGGCTCGGGCATCAGCCTGGCGCCGTTCGCCGACGCGCGTCGGCTGATCGAAACGCCGAGCGACGTGCAGACGCTGGATGCCGATGTGCTGGACGAGGACATGCCACCCGATGCATCGGCCATGGAAGCGGACGAGCAGCGCGACGTACTCGGCGAGTTGGAAATCACCGCACGGCTGATGATCACCGGCGGCGAGGATAAAGAAGAGGCCCGGATGACGCGGGCCGATCGCTCGCTCATCCGCCAGTGCATCCTCGACGCCGCCGAGCATTGCGTGGCCGAGAAGCGCACGGTGCTCACGCGCGACGTGCGCAACGCGCTGCGCGAGCGCGGCCAGGACCCAACGCTGCCAGAGATGCGGCGCGTGCGGCTGCTGGAGATGGCAGATGCCATGGACATGTTCTGTCAAGGCACCGATGGCGAAATGTTCGACCGCGACGGCACGCCGTGGCCCGAGGCCGACATCACCCTGGTCGATCTGGCGACCTATGCCCGCGAAGGCTACAACGCGCAGCTTTCCATCGCCTACATCAGCCTGATCAGCACGGTGAACAACATCGCCGAGCGCGACCAGTACCTGGGCCGCCCGATCATCAACGTGACCGATGAAGGGCACATCATCACCAAGAACCCGCTGCTCGCGCCCTACGTCGTGAAGATCACGAAGATGTGGCGCAAGTTGGGTGCCTGGTTTTGGCTCGCGACGCAGAATATCGACGATCTGCCGCGCGCCGCGGAACCCATGCTCAACATGATCGAGTGGTGGATCTGCCTGTCGATGCCGCCGGACGAGGTAGAGAAGATCGCCCGGTTCCGCGAACTCTCGCCCGCGCAGAAAGCGCTGATGCTTTCGGCGCGCAAAGAGGCGGGGAAATTCACCGAGGGCGTCATCCTCTCCAAGAGCATGGAAGTGCTGTTCCGCGCCGTGCCGCCGAGCCTGTACCTCGCGCTCGCGCAAACCGAACCCGAAGAGAAGGCAGAGCGCTACCAGCTCATGCAGCAATACGGCTGCACCGAGCTGGAAGCAGCTTTCAAGGTCGCCGAGAAGATCGACCAGGCACGCGGCATCGAGTCGCCGGCCTTGGAACTGTCGTAA
- a CDS encoding Conserved hypothetical protein, putative disulfide isomerase (Evidence 4 : Homologs of previously reported genes of unknown function), which yields MEQKRPSIPIQVQAFRRRHRRPRWPWALTAALVALLLIWLVSRSPGESSSQSPTPASTAQMAGPPWKMGNPEGRFTLTLYADLECPFCREYFPQLKRWVGSNADVTLQWHHQPLAAHEPAALAEARLVECVAEAGGHAAFWRAVEWVYAHTRSDGLGLPDGLRYPESTPAVEQCMASERVDAAIRAQAAEATKSGVTATPSLRLLDRQTGQSILLQGPIEGDALLSAMDMLSADEPPATPATEMPADVVGDMPR from the coding sequence ATGGAGCAGAAGCGTCCTTCCATTCCGATACAAGTCCAGGCGTTCCGCCGTCGCCACAGGCGGCCCCGCTGGCCTTGGGCCTTGACTGCTGCGCTGGTCGCGCTGCTGCTGATCTGGCTCGTGTCCCGGTCGCCCGGCGAATCCTCATCGCAGTCGCCCACGCCGGCTAGCACGGCGCAGATGGCCGGGCCGCCCTGGAAAATGGGCAACCCCGAGGGCCGTTTCACACTGACGCTCTATGCCGATCTGGAATGTCCGTTCTGCCGGGAGTACTTCCCGCAGCTCAAGCGCTGGGTCGGCAGCAACGCCGACGTGACCCTGCAATGGCATCACCAGCCGCTGGCTGCGCACGAGCCGGCCGCGTTGGCCGAGGCGCGTCTGGTCGAGTGCGTCGCCGAAGCCGGCGGGCATGCTGCCTTCTGGCGAGCCGTCGAGTGGGTCTATGCCCACACGCGCAGCGACGGCCTGGGACTGCCCGATGGCCTGCGCTACCCCGAATCGACGCCGGCCGTCGAGCAGTGCATGGCAAGCGAGCGGGTCGACGCGGCCATCCGCGCCCAGGCCGCGGAAGCCACGAAAAGCGGCGTGACGGCCACGCCGTCGCTGCGCCTGCTCGATCGCCAGACGGGTCAGTCCATCCTGCTGCAGGGACCGATCGAAGGCGATGCCTTGCTGTCGGCCATGGACATGCTGTCCGCTGATGAACCACCCGCCACACCCGCCACCGAAATGCCTGCCGACGTTGTCGGCGACATGCCCAGGTAG
- a CDS encoding putative DNA repair protein RadC (Evidence 3 : Function proposed based on presence of conserved amino acid motif, structural feature or limited homology; Product type cp : cell process), whose product MSLVVNDSCVESLSAVAAQREDWIIQQAIALLERRIFKVGPCLSRPAAVRDYLRLKLVAEPNEVFAIVFLDSMHQVLAYEPMFRGTINSTAVYPRVVVQRVLELKAAAVVFAHQHPSGVTEPSSADRALTQQLQAALALIDVRVLDHIIVGQGIPYSFAEHSLL is encoded by the coding sequence ATGTCTCTCGTCGTCAATGACTCCTGCGTGGAGTCGCTTTCCGCTGTCGCAGCCCAGCGTGAGGACTGGATCATCCAGCAGGCTATCGCGCTGCTGGAGAGACGGATCTTCAAAGTCGGACCGTGCCTCAGCCGACCGGCCGCCGTGCGGGACTACCTGCGTCTAAAACTGGTCGCTGAGCCCAACGAGGTATTCGCAATCGTTTTCCTGGACAGCATGCACCAAGTGTTGGCCTACGAGCCGATGTTCAGGGGCACGATCAATTCGACTGCGGTCTATCCCCGTGTCGTCGTGCAGCGTGTATTGGAGCTGAAAGCCGCCGCAGTGGTCTTCGCGCACCAGCACCCCTCGGGTGTCACTGAGCCGTCGAGCGCCGATCGTGCGCTGACCCAGCAACTGCAGGCAGCGCTGGCGCTGATCGATGTTCGGGTACTGGATCACATCATCGTTGGCCAGGGGATTCCGTACTCCTTCGCGGAGCACAGCTTGCTGTAG
- a CDS encoding Conserved hypothetical protein (Evidence 4 : Homologs of previously reported genes of unknown function) translates to MPASFPRFAPSWRALGLAVALPVSLGVFSPATFAADVLVITDSRHPVKTMGGERLIELDEAHRIEAELSAELPAEPEQATAIVKRRLNSGGTDLQRRIASAYQGVTDAWSLGITSIPAVVVDQRYVVYGEPDVARAVARIEQHWRAQP, encoded by the coding sequence ATGCCAGCATCTTTTCCCAGGTTCGCGCCAAGCTGGCGAGCCCTTGGCCTGGCCGTTGCACTGCCGGTGTCCTTGGGTGTCTTTAGTCCGGCCACATTCGCTGCCGATGTGCTGGTCATCACCGACAGCCGCCATCCGGTCAAGACCATGGGCGGCGAGCGGCTGATCGAGCTGGACGAAGCGCACCGGATCGAAGCGGAGCTTTCTGCGGAACTGCCCGCCGAACCCGAGCAGGCGACCGCCATCGTCAAGCGCCGACTGAACAGCGGCGGCACCGATCTCCAACGCCGCATCGCTTCCGCCTACCAGGGCGTCACCGACGCGTGGAGCCTGGGCATCACCAGCATCCCGGCCGTCGTGGTGGATCAACGCTACGTCGTCTATGGCGAACCGGATGTGGCCCGCGCAGTCGCTCGCATCGAGCAGCACTGGAGGGCCCAGCCGTGA
- a CDS encoding Conserved hypothetical protein (Evidence 4 : Homologs of previously reported genes of unknown function), which translates to MTRPFDLMRRLRAGVASVLLLSATGSYALNTATIVGSVASPDCLEYRVVGICYWLYCTWTGCTVRTSIKVRHYIPDAIVSSYSNTGENPWIEVRPMSTPNPSAQTGGDGTTNEDHENNLAKFKNADVIGHPGVEVFNQFVSSSGYFCEGAGTAFMPYLLGTLDTLAWRYNVPEMAYPEALIPGMREVGARTTMNLWGNVYPRGGFLHQTDDHKASAVVAQRAGDVVTRRGQIHVYQPLLANSRDGYWPAGALMESDASTGKWQELTPVLSSSCSVFPRSGALTQARQGDYAWALWRPYACCERRGQVFLGSVDFL; encoded by the coding sequence GTGACCCGCCCATTCGACCTGATGCGCCGCCTGCGTGCTGGCGTGGCGTCCGTTCTGCTGCTCAGCGCCACGGGCAGCTACGCGCTCAACACCGCAACCATCGTCGGCTCGGTGGCATCGCCAGACTGCCTCGAATACCGCGTCGTCGGGATCTGCTACTGGCTCTACTGCACCTGGACGGGCTGTACGGTACGCACGTCCATCAAGGTCCGCCACTACATCCCCGATGCGATCGTCTCCAGCTACAGCAACACCGGCGAAAACCCCTGGATCGAAGTCCGGCCGATGAGCACGCCCAACCCATCCGCCCAAACCGGCGGGGACGGAACGACGAACGAGGACCACGAAAACAACCTCGCCAAGTTCAAGAACGCGGACGTCATCGGGCACCCGGGCGTCGAGGTGTTCAACCAGTTCGTGTCGTCCTCGGGCTACTTCTGCGAGGGTGCGGGCACGGCGTTCATGCCGTACTTGCTCGGCACCCTGGACACGCTGGCCTGGCGCTACAACGTGCCCGAGATGGCCTACCCGGAGGCGCTAATTCCCGGCATGCGTGAGGTCGGTGCACGCACCACGATGAACCTCTGGGGCAACGTGTATCCCCGCGGGGGTTTCCTGCACCAGACCGACGACCACAAGGCCAGTGCAGTGGTGGCCCAGCGCGCAGGCGATGTCGTCACGCGCCGGGGACAGATCCACGTTTATCAGCCGCTGCTCGCCAACTCCCGCGATGGCTACTGGCCGGCTGGCGCGCTCATGGAGAGCGATGCCTCGACGGGCAAGTGGCAGGAACTCACGCCAGTCCTGTCCTCGTCCTGCTCGGTCTTCCCGCGCAGCGGCGCCCTGACACAGGCCCGGCAAGGCGATTACGCCTGGGCGCTGTGGCGGCCCTATGCGTGCTGCGAACGCCGGGGCCAGGTGTTTCTCGGCAGCGTCGATTTCCTCTGA